A stretch of Methanosphaerula palustris E1-9c DNA encodes these proteins:
- a CDS encoding NosD domain-containing protein, with protein MKLKLLICAILLLCGVIQVVTATETYQFTTQWGGNGSESGQFSAPSGITVDELGNIFVADTNNNRIQKFSSTGAFINAWGSKGIENGQFKSPRGIAVDKTGNIFIADTGNYRIQKFSSTGQFLIKWGSPGIGIGQFAAPEGICVDDAGNVYVTDWGYNRVQKFSSDGTYITSWGRGYMSSPFGIDVDNTGNVYVADTANHRILKFTDDGSLIDTWGVTPGPWDGHFVAPYGVTVDDAGNVFVTDTYNSRIQKFSSVGTFITKWGTGGTGEGQFGLPSATAIDTSENVYVADTANNRIQKFTSQGTAPTITQTTSTPTSTATPTQTPTSTPSPTLTTNPRDITAPRTINEPGEYHLVNDISNCSTDCIVISGSDIIIEGDGHSISGIGFIPPGADPRILSAGIKIGSSQPVHNIVIRNITVVNFGLGAYVNQLTDGVIENCSFSHGYVGTIFTYTTNLIIKKCHYSDNSEVGIDLEYYSHDCFIDNNSIDRDRIGVSLHESGGHHLVSNNTITNNRYGICTWFTGEGMKSWQNTIINNHIEGNDVGIDGAKDYVITNNYLNNSKNIDHILSPNRWNSTPVSGENIVQGSALGGNYWGQPDGNGFSQTAVDNDRDGFADTSFIIASQNTDYYPLSLPVIRVVPGSRNPPKALNGDGLNNDVNGNGGLDFNDVVLFFNNMDWIAANEPVSAFDFNRNGQIDFNDVVLLFNQI; from the coding sequence ATGAAATTGAAATTATTAATTTGTGCTATTCTTCTTTTGTGTGGGGTCATTCAGGTTGTAACAGCAACCGAGACGTATCAATTCACAACGCAGTGGGGAGGTAATGGTTCGGAGAGCGGCCAGTTCTCAGCACCATCCGGGATCACTGTGGATGAATTGGGAAATATATTTGTTGCAGACACGAATAACAACAGGATCCAAAAGTTCTCATCAACCGGTGCCTTCATTAATGCATGGGGAAGTAAGGGGATTGAGAATGGACAATTCAAATCTCCACGTGGCATCGCTGTTGATAAAACAGGCAACATTTTCATTGCTGATACGGGCAATTATCGGATTCAAAAATTCTCATCGACGGGGCAGTTCCTTATAAAATGGGGGAGTCCGGGAATTGGGATAGGGCAGTTTGCCGCCCCCGAAGGGATCTGTGTTGATGATGCAGGGAATGTATATGTGACGGATTGGGGTTACAACCGGGTACAAAAATTCTCATCCGATGGTACATATATCACTTCATGGGGCAGGGGGTATATGAGCAGCCCTTTCGGTATCGATGTAGACAATACAGGTAACGTCTACGTAGCCGATACCGCAAACCATCGAATTCTAAAATTCACAGATGATGGCTCATTAATTGATACCTGGGGTGTCACACCCGGTCCTTGGGACGGCCATTTCGTCGCTCCCTATGGTGTCACCGTCGACGATGCGGGTAATGTTTTTGTTACGGATACCTATAATTCTCGAATTCAGAAGTTCTCGTCAGTTGGTACCTTCATTACAAAATGGGGAACAGGAGGCACTGGAGAGGGGCAGTTTGGACTTCCATCGGCTACTGCAATTGATACATCAGAAAACGTCTATGTAGCCGATACAGCCAATAACCGAATCCAAAAATTTACTTCCCAAGGTACCGCTCCGACCATTACCCAAACGACATCGACACCTACCTCTACAGCAACCCCAACGCAGACCCCAACCTCTACTCCGAGCCCAACTCTAACCACCAACCCGAGAGATATCACTGCTCCCAGAACCATCAATGAACCTGGAGAATATCATCTTGTCAATGATATCTCGAATTGTTCCACGGATTGTATTGTGATTTCCGGCTCCGATATCATTATCGAGGGAGATGGACACTCGATATCAGGAATAGGATTCATCCCACCCGGCGCCGATCCTCGCATACTTTCCGCAGGGATCAAGATTGGATCATCACAACCAGTCCATAATATAGTGATCCGCAATATCACTGTTGTTAATTTTGGACTTGGGGCTTATGTGAACCAACTGACTGACGGAGTTATTGAAAATTGTTCATTTTCTCACGGGTATGTTGGCACTATCTTCACCTATACTACGAATCTTATTATCAAAAAATGCCATTATTCAGACAACTCTGAGGTGGGTATAGATTTAGAGTATTATTCTCATGACTGCTTTATCGACAACAATAGCATTGACCGGGACAGGATTGGTGTTAGTCTTCACGAGAGTGGTGGACATCATCTCGTAAGCAATAACACGATAACCAATAATCGCTACGGTATCTGCACATGGTTCACAGGGGAAGGTATGAAATCCTGGCAGAATACCATCATCAACAATCACATTGAAGGAAATGATGTCGGGATTGACGGAGCAAAAGACTACGTCATCACGAACAACTATCTGAATAACTCTAAAAATATCGATCACATTCTGTCCCCCAACCGCTGGAATTCTACACCGGTTTCTGGAGAGAATATCGTGCAGGGGAGTGCTCTTGGAGGAAATTATTGGGGTCAGCCTGATGGAAATGGGTTTTCTCAAACCGCAGTAGACAATGACCGTGACGGGTTCGCTGATACATCCTTCATTATCGCATCTCAAAATACGGACTATTATCCTCTGAGCCTTCCAGTTATCCGTGTGGTGCCTGGGAGCAGGAACCCGCCCAAGGCTCTCAATGGCGATGGTTTGAATAATGATGTGAACGGCAACGGGGGACTTGACTTCAATGATGTGGTACTCTTCTTCAACAATATGGACTGGATCGCCGCGAATGAACCTGTCTCTGCCTTCGACTTCAACAGGAATGGACAGATCGACTTCAATGACGTCGTCCTCCTCTTTAACCAGATCTAA
- a CDS encoding zinc ribbon domain-containing protein, with translation MKQCPNCGADAQDGWILCPSCGIDMRKAAERLGRDHYISPGSEQVVSTPEIPLQQETTTQSRPQVGRLTLLFLVIFLGVIDGLFYNYIKNISYYIIFLFIIIAVIYTFKTEGEVATTRHPNNPITSFDQGGLMIGVVILMFIFLLIGIYIGNAILGFFVR, from the coding sequence ATGAAGCAATGCCCCAACTGCGGAGCAGATGCGCAGGATGGGTGGATCCTGTGCCCCTCATGTGGGATTGACATGCGGAAGGCTGCGGAACGCCTCGGACGAGATCACTACATTTCGCCCGGGTCTGAACAGGTAGTTTCCACACCGGAGATCCCTTTACAGCAGGAAACAACGACACAGTCACGACCCCAAGTGGGTCGTCTTACACTTCTCTTTCTCGTTATCTTTTTGGGAGTTATCGATGGTTTGTTTTATAATTACATAAAAAATATATCTTATTATATAATATTTTTATTTATAATTATAGCCGTAATATATACTTTTAAAACCGAGGGGGAGGTCGCAACGACTCGTCACCCAAATAATCCAATTACATCTTTTGATCAAGGGGGATTGATGATTGGCGTGGTAATTTTAATGTTTATTTTTCTATTAATTGGAATATATATTGGTAATGCAATATTGGGCTTTTTTGTGAGGTAA
- a CDS encoding DUF3463 domain-containing protein, translating into MNKLASLSFFRNHLSNRIVTSAKRPTYAYISITSLCNSRCRYCDSWKNNGESEPDTDEWKKIIDELVNLGIVTLTFSGGEPFIRKDLFELASYAKSRGLITMVVTNLSLFKEVHIQKIAESFDFFGISIDSTRPEIYKEIRGVDWLERIKENVQVLMIGLAGLKADVQVCGMVTLNNKNASEMHEILHMIFDDLGMDTISFNVLDPNGGATARELSPTPEQTAYIKTVIFDHKSSYPISNSTRFLSQLGKFDYRCNPWKSVQINEQGFLQSPCLFISGRSDIFPDGKKTDLRKNKLSDVWREEQKIYSHYADCKLCNLGCVVESAWSTYDLKFVIQDSFFGTILPTMKRISKRNNRREKSKILYVAASPKMEQGAKK; encoded by the coding sequence ATGAACAAATTAGCCAGCTTGAGTTTTTTCAGAAACCATTTGTCTAATCGTATTGTTACTTCTGCCAAGCGCCCGACCTATGCGTATATATCCATTACGTCTTTGTGCAATTCCCGGTGCAGGTATTGTGACTCGTGGAAAAATAACGGAGAGAGCGAGCCGGATACTGACGAATGGAAAAAAATTATCGATGAACTGGTAAACCTTGGTATTGTGACATTGACGTTTAGTGGCGGAGAGCCATTTATTCGCAAGGATTTGTTCGAGCTCGCGTCATATGCAAAATCACGGGGATTAATCACGATGGTTGTTACCAACCTGAGTTTATTCAAAGAAGTTCATATACAAAAAATAGCGGAGAGTTTCGATTTTTTCGGCATTTCAATAGACAGTACACGGCCAGAGATTTATAAGGAAATCAGAGGCGTTGACTGGTTGGAACGAATCAAAGAAAATGTTCAGGTACTGATGATCGGTCTGGCCGGGCTAAAAGCTGATGTTCAGGTTTGCGGGATGGTTACCCTGAATAATAAAAATGCATCTGAAATGCACGAAATACTTCACATGATTTTTGATGATCTCGGAATGGATACCATATCTTTTAATGTATTAGACCCGAACGGGGGCGCAACTGCCCGGGAACTTTCACCGACCCCGGAACAAACAGCGTATATTAAAACGGTCATTTTTGATCATAAATCATCGTATCCAATCAGTAATTCTACCCGATTCCTCAGTCAGCTGGGAAAATTTGATTACCGGTGTAATCCCTGGAAAAGTGTTCAGATAAATGAACAGGGTTTTTTGCAATCACCCTGTCTTTTCATTTCAGGGAGATCTGACATTTTCCCGGATGGAAAAAAAACTGACCTGCGCAAAAATAAATTATCGGATGTATGGAGAGAGGAACAGAAGATCTATTCTCACTATGCCGATTGTAAATTATGTAACCTTGGTTGCGTGGTAGAATCTGCATGGTCGACGTATGATTTGAAATTTGTCATTCAGGATAGTTTTTTTGGCACGATCTTACCTACCATGAAAAGAATAAGCAAGCGAAATAATAGAAGGGAAAAATCCAAAATCTTGTATGTGGCAGCAAGCCCAAAGATGGAACAGGGAGCGAAGAAGTGA
- a CDS encoding cupredoxin domain-containing protein: MPNNSMAMESYMDTPLVNGEAYPYLDVQPTTVRFRILNAADDRFVNLQLYVADSNVTTADGRTNTEVKMVPAQDGREGGVPDSATAGPSMIQIANEGGFLPAPVVLPNQPIGWNLDQTNFDFGNVNQGTLILGTAERADVLIDFSKYAGKTLILYNDAPAPYPAIDPRYDYYTGKPDLTGTGSTPTTQAGYGPNTRTIMQIRVAATTPAPAYNLATLQSVFAKTTGKLGVFEAGEDPIIVPDARYDSAYNATFPTEQYVRIAETTTHTYKNITGATVTSTLDAKALHDEMGSAYETDYGRMSGFLGLELPASTATTQNFLLYPYAGPPVELIKSSGIYGTFLGNTTDGVQFWKITHNGVDTHTIHTHLFDVQVINHVAWDNVIRPPDANELGWKETVRVNPLSDTILAFRPVTPTTPFEVPNSIRLLDPTMPEGATLQGPPGGFTDPAANPVTVTNHYVNFGWEYVYHCHLLSHEEMDMMHSMAFAVAPRPPSNLSAARLNGNQGIQLTWTDASTTETGFVIQRATDAGFTNSPTTFTVAANTKTYTDATAAQATQYFYRVLARNLVGDTVTPGFPTLAGDSAWSNTASPGGATPSTSPKSVTATAARVNNNFDRVTLTWTDTSTTETGFRIQQATDSGFTANVVTSTVGANIVQFRTLNLPLRTNYYFRVQSFNAAGASAWVNAAPFPVLAP, encoded by the coding sequence GTGCCGAACAACTCCATGGCCATGGAATCCTACATGGATACCCCGCTCGTCAACGGCGAGGCCTACCCCTACCTTGACGTGCAGCCCACGACCGTCCGGTTCCGCATCCTCAACGCGGCCGACGACCGGTTCGTCAACCTGCAGCTCTATGTGGCCGACTCGAACGTGACAACTGCAGACGGCCGGACGAACACCGAAGTGAAGATGGTTCCGGCCCAGGACGGTCGCGAGGGTGGTGTGCCCGATTCAGCAACGGCCGGCCCGAGCATGATCCAGATCGCCAACGAGGGCGGGTTCCTGCCCGCGCCGGTGGTCCTCCCGAACCAGCCGATCGGCTGGAACTTAGACCAGACCAACTTCGACTTCGGAAATGTCAACCAGGGCACACTCATCCTCGGCACGGCCGAGCGGGCCGACGTGCTCATCGACTTCTCGAAGTACGCGGGCAAGACCCTGATCCTCTACAATGATGCGCCTGCACCGTACCCCGCCATCGATCCACGCTACGACTACTACACCGGCAAGCCGGACCTGACCGGCACCGGCAGCACACCGACGACGCAGGCCGGGTACGGCCCTAACACCCGCACGATCATGCAGATCCGGGTAGCGGCCACAACTCCGGCACCGGCGTACAACCTCGCGACCCTGCAGTCGGTCTTTGCCAAGACCACCGGCAAGCTCGGCGTCTTCGAGGCCGGCGAGGATCCCATCATCGTGCCGGACGCACGCTACGACTCCGCCTACAACGCGACCTTCCCGACCGAGCAGTACGTGCGGATCGCCGAGACGACCACGCACACCTACAAGAACATCACAGGCGCGACGGTGACCTCGACGCTCGACGCCAAGGCCCTCCATGACGAGATGGGTTCGGCGTACGAGACGGATTACGGCCGAATGAGCGGCTTCCTCGGGCTCGAACTGCCCGCCTCCACCGCCACGACCCAGAACTTCCTGCTCTACCCATATGCGGGCCCACCCGTCGAACTGATCAAATCGTCCGGGATCTACGGCACGTTCCTCGGGAACACCACCGATGGGGTCCAGTTCTGGAAGATCACGCACAATGGCGTGGACACGCACACCATCCATACGCATCTCTTCGACGTCCAGGTGATCAACCACGTCGCCTGGGACAACGTGATACGGCCGCCTGATGCGAACGAGCTCGGCTGGAAGGAGACTGTCCGCGTGAATCCGCTCTCGGACACGATCCTCGCGTTCCGGCCGGTCACGCCGACGACACCGTTCGAGGTGCCGAACAGCATCCGACTGCTCGACCCGACCATGCCCGAGGGCGCAACCCTGCAGGGGCCTCCGGGCGGGTTCACGGACCCCGCGGCCAACCCGGTCACGGTCACGAACCACTACGTCAACTTCGGCTGGGAGTACGTCTACCACTGTCACCTCCTCTCGCACGAGGAGATGGACATGATGCACTCGATGGCCTTCGCCGTCGCACCGCGACCGCCCTCGAACCTGTCGGCCGCCCGCCTCAACGGGAACCAGGGAATCCAGCTGACCTGGACCGACGCCTCGACCACCGAGACCGGGTTCGTGATCCAGCGGGCCACGGACGCCGGGTTCACGAATAGCCCGACCACCTTCACCGTCGCTGCCAACACGAAGACCTACACCGATGCCACGGCCGCCCAGGCCACGCAGTACTTCTACCGCGTGCTGGCCCGGAACCTGGTCGGCGACACGGTCACGCCCGGGTTCCCGACCCTGGCCGGCGACTCGGCCTGGTCCAATACGGCCTCGCCCGGAGGGGCAACCCCGTCGACCTCACCGAAGAGCGTGACGGCGACGGCAGCCCGCGTGAACAACAACTTCGACCGGGTCACGCTGACCTGGACCGACACCTCGACCACCGAGACCGGCTTCCGGATCCAGCAGGCTACGGATAGCGGATTCACGGCGAACGTGGTGACCAGTACGGTCGGGGCGAACATCGTCCAGTTCCGGACATTGAACCTGCCACTCCGCACGAACTACTACTTCCGGGTTCAGTCGTTCAACGCCGCGGGCGCCTCCGCATGGGTGAACGCAGCGCCGTTCCCGGTGCTGGCACCCTGA
- a CDS encoding NHL repeat containing protein, whose amino-acid sequence MKLITIIGILLVLMAGIQAVAAAETYVYAAQWGKAGGGSGTGNGEFNQPARISFDTHGSVFVDDMNNHRIQKFTTVGGFITAWGSKGVADPPSAAGTFLSPLGVAVDSQDYLYVADRDIHRIQVMDPSRIWTVFGPNGTGELLQPSDIAVDSFDNVYVVDWGHNRIRKFDLQGTPLGEWGTLGSGNLQFNGPRGIAIDNADNVYVADTGNNRIEKFDSNGAYLATIGTSGTGNGQLSGPWGVDVDTAGNVYVADTGNNRVEKFNRSGAFLATIGTSGTGNGQFSMPYDVSVNSVGMVYVADTGNNRIQFFLPKTVNTTPLLVPGGVGVPTDTNGDGRYDDVDGNRVLDFNDVALYFNQMDWIAANEPLAAFDYNGNGQIDFNDVVWLFNQI is encoded by the coding sequence ATGAAATTGATCACTATCATCGGTATTTTACTGGTCCTGATGGCGGGCATTCAAGCCGTCGCAGCGGCCGAAACGTACGTCTATGCGGCGCAGTGGGGTAAGGCCGGCGGCGGTTCCGGCACCGGGAACGGGGAGTTCAATCAGCCGGCCCGGATTTCGTTCGACACCCACGGCAGCGTCTTTGTGGATGACATGAACAACCACCGGATCCAGAAGTTCACTACCGTGGGCGGCTTCATCACCGCGTGGGGGAGCAAAGGCGTGGCTGACCCGCCGTCCGCAGCCGGGACGTTCCTGTCCCCGCTGGGTGTTGCGGTGGATAGCCAGGATTACCTGTATGTCGCCGATCGCGACATCCACCGGATCCAGGTCATGGACCCCTCCCGGATCTGGACCGTCTTCGGGCCCAACGGGACCGGAGAACTTCTTCAGCCGAGCGACATCGCGGTGGACAGTTTCGATAACGTCTATGTGGTCGACTGGGGGCACAACCGCATCCGCAAGTTCGACCTCCAGGGGACCCCGCTCGGCGAGTGGGGCACCCTCGGATCGGGAAACCTGCAGTTTAATGGGCCCCGCGGCATCGCCATCGACAACGCCGACAACGTCTATGTGGCCGACACCGGCAATAACCGGATCGAGAAGTTCGACAGCAACGGCGCTTACCTCGCAACGATCGGCACGTCAGGCACGGGCAACGGGCAGCTCTCCGGGCCATGGGGCGTGGACGTGGACACCGCCGGCAATGTCTACGTGGCCGACACCGGCAATAACCGGGTCGAGAAGTTCAACCGGAGCGGTGCCTTCCTCGCGACGATCGGCACGTCAGGCACGGGCAACGGGCAGTTTTCGATGCCTTACGACGTCTCGGTGAACAGTGTCGGGATGGTCTACGTGGCCGACACCGGCAACAATCGTATTCAGTTCTTTTTACCGAAGACCGTGAATACAACGCCCCTGCTCGTGCCGGGCGGTGTCGGGGTGCCGACGGACACCAACGGTGACGGCCGCTATGATGATGTCGACGGCAACCGGGTGCTCGACTTCAACGACGTGGCCCTCTACTTCAACCAGATGGACTGGATCGCCGCGAACGAGCCCCTGGCCGCGTTCGACTACAACGGGAACGGACAGATCGATTTCAATGATGTGGTCTGGCTCTTCAACCAGATCTAA
- a CDS encoding class I SAM-dependent methyltransferase codes for MVSNNRRHDVFPAKKASILDIRLRWFLYRPDRLAEMYVNPGDRVLDVGCGPGFFTREFARRVGEKGQVCAVDLQEEMLAILRGKLEPEGLMRRIQVHHCRPDSLDLPPEMNGTFDAAFTMFVVHEVPSPAKLFQEIARLLKPGGILYSTEPVIVSGKEFQEYVVCAEEAGFQQIDRSFYFVHRAVVMKKQ; via the coding sequence ATGGTTTCGAATAATCGTCGCCATGATGTTTTTCCAGCAAAGAAAGCCTCGATCCTCGATATTCGTCTGCGATGGTTCCTCTATCGCCCCGACAGGCTCGCAGAGATGTATGTGAACCCCGGAGATCGCGTGCTCGACGTTGGGTGCGGGCCGGGTTTCTTCACCCGCGAGTTTGCCAGGCGTGTCGGGGAGAAGGGGCAGGTCTGCGCCGTCGACCTGCAGGAGGAGATGCTCGCCATCCTCCGAGGGAAACTTGAACCCGAAGGCCTGATGAGGCGGATCCAGGTACATCACTGCAGACCGGACTCCCTAGACCTCCCCCCTGAGATGAACGGGACCTTTGACGCCGCTTTCACGATGTTTGTCGTCCACGAGGTACCCAGTCCGGCGAAATTATTCCAGGAGATTGCGAGGCTCCTGAAACCAGGCGGTATACTGTACTCTACCGAACCGGTCATCGTCTCAGGAAAAGAGTTTCAGGAATACGTTGTATGTGCTGAGGAGGCCGGGTTCCAGCAGATTGACCGGTCGTTCTACTTCGTCCACCGAGCTGTGGTCATGAAGAAACAGTAG
- a CDS encoding PAS domain-containing protein, which translates to MDTTEMYQERFKRIIELLEQHASTGLTITAVAQNLAIPRNSASKYLALLASKGDVSVEQFGQKKFYRPMPRVPLLDIFDRLPYAIVILDADLQVRMVNMSFVTELGILPGRNIIGIPLFDLDLPIFAEPVVQRNIERIKQSQTYIADMQLITEKTDKIYNLGFSPVVMQIDKPGIMVSFHDITARRKAETALKDSERKIETLFETVPSGIIMFTADGVIVNANPAALQIFALQNFEELSTVNAFDLTCAPGRLQSLIQKGRVDETELACDFDRMKREQGILSTKSGVACFNVVFTPIRPDNGGQPTEFAILFKDITRDRQERKELTSRETRYHSFFENSFNGVIIYEPFDGGSDYTFKDLNRAAEKILRVPKADLVGRNATEVFPDLDVPVIREAVARVMTTENPEFLPPLHYWRGQGAWILHYLFKLPSDELVSLMVDVSEELREDRDDI; encoded by the coding sequence ATGGACACCACGGAAATGTACCAGGAGAGGTTCAAAAGGATTATCGAATTGCTCGAGCAACACGCATCCACGGGCCTGACCATAACCGCTGTCGCCCAGAATCTCGCCATCCCCCGGAATTCTGCCTCCAAATATCTCGCACTCCTCGCTTCGAAAGGAGATGTGAGTGTAGAGCAATTCGGCCAGAAGAAGTTCTATCGCCCGATGCCGCGTGTACCGCTATTGGATATCTTCGACCGCCTGCCGTATGCTATCGTGATCCTGGACGCCGACCTCCAGGTTCGGATGGTGAACATGAGTTTTGTCACCGAACTCGGCATCCTTCCCGGGCGCAACATCATAGGCATCCCGCTCTTCGACCTGGATCTCCCGATCTTCGCCGAGCCAGTGGTGCAGCGGAACATTGAGCGGATCAAGCAGTCGCAGACGTACATTGCTGATATGCAGCTGATCACTGAGAAAACTGATAAGATCTATAACCTCGGTTTCTCCCCTGTCGTCATGCAGATCGACAAACCGGGCATCATGGTCAGCTTTCATGATATCACCGCACGGCGAAAAGCGGAGACCGCGTTGAAGGACTCGGAGCGGAAGATCGAAACCCTCTTCGAAACGGTCCCGAGCGGGATTATCATGTTCACCGCCGACGGGGTGATTGTGAACGCCAACCCAGCAGCCCTGCAGATCTTTGCTCTGCAGAACTTCGAAGAACTGAGCACTGTGAACGCTTTCGATCTCACCTGTGCCCCGGGGAGGCTGCAGTCACTGATTCAGAAAGGACGAGTGGACGAGACCGAACTCGCGTGCGACTTCGACCGCATGAAGCGAGAGCAGGGGATCTTGAGCACGAAATCCGGCGTGGCTTGCTTCAACGTAGTCTTCACACCGATCCGCCCGGACAATGGCGGCCAACCGACCGAGTTCGCGATCCTCTTCAAGGACATCACCCGGGACCGGCAGGAACGAAAGGAACTGACCTCCAGGGAGACCCGGTATCACTCGTTCTTCGAAAACTCCTTCAACGGCGTAATCATCTATGAGCCGTTCGATGGGGGGTCTGACTACACCTTCAAGGACCTCAACCGGGCGGCAGAAAAAATCCTCCGTGTACCGAAGGCAGATCTGGTCGGCCGGAACGCCACTGAGGTGTTCCCCGATCTCGATGTCCCTGTGATCCGTGAGGCCGTGGCGCGAGTTATGACTACGGAGAACCCGGAGTTCCTCCCTCCCCTCCATTACTGGAGGGGCCAGGGTGCCTGGATCCTGCACTACCTCTTCAAACTCCCCTCAGACGAGCTCGTCTCCCTCATGGTCGACGTCTCTGAAGAACTCCGTGAGGATCGCGACGATATCTGA
- a CDS encoding NAD(P)-dependent alcohol dehydrogenase, which yields MKGLARTGRGAPGWVEKVKPVAGPRDAIIRAIAIAPCNSDVHLIWGEMGDFLPSDRIFGHEAVGVVDSVGNDVKDFKVGDRVVVPAITPDWGTVASQQGNHQHCSGPLTGMPFDMLKDGTFAEYFHVNDADANLTLLPDGVTLEQAVMVVDMMTTGFYGAEMADVKLGSTVAVFGIGPVGLMAVAGAHLMGAARILAVGSRSNCVDLAKEYGATDIVDYHKGDTVKQIMDLTDGKGVDAVVVAGGNASTIGEGLEVLKFGHTLANLNVMEEAMLPIPLAPMAFGLGGKTIKGNLCPGGRARMEQMLALVKAGRVDPGKLINYRYTKFEDLLPALMVMHDKPKDLIKSAVILE from the coding sequence ATGAAGGGATTAGCAAGAACAGGTCGTGGAGCACCCGGCTGGGTTGAGAAGGTCAAGCCCGTCGCAGGTCCACGTGACGCAATCATCAGAGCCATAGCTATTGCACCATGCAACTCAGATGTGCACTTAATCTGGGGAGAGATGGGCGACTTTCTGCCAAGCGACCGCATCTTCGGCCACGAAGCAGTCGGTGTCGTCGACTCGGTCGGCAACGATGTCAAGGACTTCAAGGTAGGGGACCGGGTTGTCGTCCCCGCAATCACGCCGGACTGGGGCACTGTCGCCTCGCAGCAGGGCAATCACCAGCACTGCAGTGGGCCGCTCACAGGCATGCCGTTCGACATGCTCAAGGACGGCACCTTCGCGGAGTACTTCCACGTCAACGACGCAGACGCCAACCTCACGTTGCTCCCAGACGGTGTCACCCTCGAGCAGGCCGTTATGGTCGTCGACATGATGACTACGGGCTTCTACGGCGCCGAGATGGCCGACGTCAAACTGGGGTCGACCGTCGCCGTCTTTGGCATTGGGCCGGTCGGACTGATGGCCGTGGCCGGTGCTCATCTGATGGGCGCCGCACGGATCCTCGCCGTCGGCAGCCGCTCGAACTGTGTGGATCTCGCCAAGGAATACGGGGCTACCGATATCGTTGATTACCACAAGGGCGATACGGTCAAGCAGATCATGGATCTGACCGATGGCAAGGGCGTGGATGCCGTGGTGGTGGCCGGGGGGAACGCCAGCACCATCGGCGAAGGCCTTGAGGTCCTGAAGTTCGGTCACACTCTTGCCAACCTGAACGTCATGGAGGAAGCGATGTTACCCATCCCCCTAGCACCCATGGCATTCGGTCTCGGCGGCAAGACCATCAAGGGGAATTTGTGTCCCGGTGGAAGGGCCAGGATGGAGCAGATGCTCGCCCTCGTGAAGGCCGGCCGGGTCGACCCGGGTAAGCTGATCAATTACCGGTACACGAAGTTTGAGGATCTCTTACCGGCCCTGATGGTCATGCACGACAAGCCGAAGGATCTGATCAAGTCTGCAGTGATCCTCGAGTAA
- the npdG gene encoding NADPH-dependent F420 reductase → MKVAVIGGTGGQGLGIATRFVVAGEEVIIGSRTLEKAQAGVDKVKELQGDVKNVKAATNPDAAKEADVLIMTVPLAAQKDTLLSIKEGAAGKPLMDATGPLESCIGGSATRCLNLTEGSAAQRAQAILPDAKVICAFNNISQTWWMQLEEPIDCDCLICGDDKDAKAIVTPLIEKVPGIKVVDCGMLERASIIEKITPLLIGLNIRNKCQFGGIRITGLDKGRVCK, encoded by the coding sequence ATGAAAGTTGCAGTAATTGGAGGAACCGGAGGACAGGGTCTCGGTATCGCGACCCGGTTTGTAGTGGCAGGGGAAGAGGTAATCATCGGCTCGAGAACGCTTGAGAAGGCCCAGGCCGGTGTGGACAAAGTAAAGGAACTTCAGGGTGACGTCAAGAACGTGAAGGCTGCAACGAACCCTGACGCGGCCAAAGAAGCCGATGTGCTGATCATGACCGTGCCGCTCGCAGCGCAGAAGGATACCCTGCTCTCGATCAAGGAAGGCGCAGCCGGCAAGCCGTTGATGGATGCGACGGGGCCCCTGGAATCCTGCATCGGTGGTTCCGCAACAAGATGCCTCAACCTCACTGAGGGGTCCGCGGCGCAGCGGGCACAGGCGATCTTACCTGATGCAAAGGTGATCTGTGCGTTCAACAACATCTCGCAGACCTGGTGGATGCAACTCGAGGAGCCGATCGACTGTGACTGTCTCATCTGCGGTGACGACAAGGACGCCAAGGCGATCGTAACGCCGCTGATCGAGAAGGTTCCCGGCATCAAGGTTGTCGACTGCGGGATGCTTGAGCGGGCCAGCATCATCGAGAAGATCACACCACTCCTGATCGGGCTGAACATCCGGAACAAGTGCCAGTTCGGCGGGATCCGGATCACCGGCCTCGACAAGGGTCGGGTCTGTAAGTAA